A genomic region of Echeneis naucrates chromosome 24, fEcheNa1.1, whole genome shotgun sequence contains the following coding sequences:
- the LOC115037482 gene encoding moronecidin-like: MKLTVLFLVVSMVVLMAEPSEGFFHHIIHGAVHVGKMIHRLIHGSQTEDQQQQQQQQEQLDRRSYDQNRFFNRERV, from the exons ATGAAACTGACTGTCCTGTTTCTGGTGGTGTCGATGGTCGTCCTCATGGCCGAGCCCAGCGAGGGTTTTTTCCACCACATTATCCATGGAGCTGTACACG tCGGCAAAATGATCCACAG ACTCATCCACGGGAGCCAAACTgaagaccagcagcagcagcagcagcagcaggagcagctggacCGGCGTTCGTACGACCAGAACAGGTTTTTTAATCGTGAGAGGGTCTGA